A DNA window from Chryseobacterium sp. MEBOG06 contains the following coding sequences:
- a CDS encoding DUF6122 family protein: MAPSEVMLLKTITHYFLHFVFPVFIALIFYPQNWKKVYLILLATMLVDLDHLFANPIFDPSRGSVGFHFLHSYYAIAVYFLMLFFKGNIRIIGIGLLFHMLTDFQDFNFWPH, from the coding sequence ATGGCTCCGTCAGAAGTTATGCTGCTTAAAACAATCACGCACTATTTTTTGCATTTTGTTTTTCCGGTCTTTATTGCACTTATTTTCTATCCTCAAAATTGGAAGAAAGTGTATCTTATTCTATTGGCAACAATGCTTGTAGATCTGGACCATCTTTTTGCCAATCCTATTTTTGATCCGTCGAGAGGGAGTGTTGGTTTTCATTTTCTGCATTCTTATTATGCTATTGCGGTGTACTTTTTAATGCTGTTCTTTAAGGGTAATATCAGAATTATAGGAATTGGGCTCCTTTTTCATATGTTGACGGATTTTCAGGACTTTAACTTCTGGCCTCATTAA